One segment of Anguilla anguilla isolate fAngAng1 chromosome 1, fAngAng1.pri, whole genome shotgun sequence DNA contains the following:
- the snapc1b gene encoding snRNA-activating protein complex subunit 1b codes for MDYFIEPVKSDCEDILSRFQRTESVRYEEFAAIWRKMDFPSIFYGKMAANEMRAFSRLILTTAYPYLLPPYNFQIRVGGLYLLYGLYYTQLVAPKEKITIALKDWENIMKFQQDAMNSRHYDVCYIFRKLISEKAFYFAAMPKHLYFHVKRKPKRQEVCEEFRDRPARVKELITTETLEEIMNVQEHYEKVKAAVSTTPGQPDPAVNLINKHLGPMVQSTVMEYQNWLDEVAVRKNESGDAAAAADPGEGTSTQGDSSRRAELLASIKSKSYGHLVEASKSRRHRQVELDTSGPEIKQESTRKTIPCLQTRTMKNLISKGKVKEEVMECTRHWRLSVTEQDKSLKRRVKKRFKY; via the exons ATGGATTACTTTATTGAGCCAGTAAAATCAGACTGTGAAGATATATTGAGTCGATTTCAGAGAACTGAATCGGTCCGGTACGAGGAATTCGCGGCCATCTGGAGAAAAATGGACTTCCCCAGTATATTTTA TGGTAAAATGGCAGCCAATGAGATGAGGGCCTTCAGCCGTTTAATCCTGACGACTGCCTATCCGTACCTCCTCCCTCCTTACAATTTCCAGATACGAGTTGGGGGACTGTATTTGCTGTACGGCTTATATTACACACAACTTGTAGCGCCTAAAGAAAAG ATTACCATTGCGCTGAAGGACTGGGAAAACATAATGAAGTTCCAGCAGGATGCTATGAATTCCCGGCACTACGATGTGTGCTACATCTTCAGAAAGCTCATCTCTGAGAAAGCCTTTTATTTCGCCGCTATGCCCAAACAT CTGTACTTCCATGTGAAGAGGAAGCCCAAGAGGCAAGAAGTGTGTGAGGAGTTCCGGGATCGGCCTGCGCGTGTGAAGGAGCTCATCACCACGGAAACCCTGGAG GAGATTATGAATGTGCAGGAGCACTATGAGAAGGTAAAGGCAGCCGTCTCCACGACCCCTGGCCAGCCAGACCCAGCAGTCAACTTGATTAATAAGCACCTGGGACCAATGGTGCAAAGCACGGTGATGGAGTACCAAAACTGGCTGGACGAGGTG gCAGTTAGGAAGAATGAATCTGGAGATGCAGCTGCTGCCGCTGATCCTGGTGAAGGAACTTCTACGCAGGGTGAC TCTTCCCGAAGAGCAGAACTCTTGGCATCCATCAAATCCAAATCCTATGGACATTTAGTGGAG GCGTCCAAGTCCCGACGGCACCGGCAGGTGGAATTGGACACTTCCGGCCCAGAGATCAAGCAGGAGTCCACTCGTAAGACGATCCCATGTCTGCAGACAAGGACTATGAAGAACCTGATCAGCAAAG GAAAGGTGAAGGAGGAGGTTATGGAGTGCACCAGACACTGGCGCCTCAGCGTCACCGAACAGGACAAGTCAC TGAAACGAAGAGTGAAAAAGCGATTCAAGTATTAA